The following are from one region of the Coffea eugenioides isolate CCC68of chromosome 2, Ceug_1.0, whole genome shotgun sequence genome:
- the LOC113761803 gene encoding cytochrome P450 704C1-like, which produces MDSRCCCPASVAVAFLFLATIAFAVRIITSKIPEKLEKKKRRHHPIGGTMLNQLINFNRLHHYMTELATKYKTYRLISPFRNEVYTSDPANVEYILKTNFENYGKGLYNYTILKDLLGDGIFTVDGDKWREQRKISSFEFSTRVLRDFSSVIFRRNVAKLANIIREATNSNQTFDIQDLFMKATLDSIFRVAFGVELDSMCGSNEEGKKFSNAFDDASAMSLRRYVDIFWKIKKALNIGTEAKLKEKIRVVDDFVYKLIRSKTEQMHESSDDCSWKKEDILSRFLQVTETDSKYLRDIILNFIIAGKDTTAATLSWFIYMLCRHPDIQEKVAREIKEETNGHKTTDIAEYTSELSEEALEKMHYLHAALTETLRLYPAVPVDAKICSSDDILPDGFSVKKGDMVAFQPYAMGRMKFIWGDDAKEFRPERWLDVNGCFRPESPFKFTAFQAGPRICLGKEFAYRQMKIFAAVLSRFFVFKLGDERKAVNYRTMINLHIDGGLHVRAFYRLGC; this is translated from the exons ATGGATTCTCGCTGTTGTTGTCCTGCTTCTGTGGCTGTCGCTTTTCTGTTTCTTGCGACTATTGCTTTTGCTGTTCGTATAATCActagcaaaattccagaaaagcttgagaagaagaagaggaggcaCCATCCAATTGGTGGCACCATGCTCAACCAGCTGATTAATTTCAATAGGTTGCACCATTATATGACTGAGTTGGCTACAAAGTACAAGACTTACAGATTGATCAGCCCTTTTCGTAATGAAGTTTATACTTCTGATCCAGCTAATGTTGAGTATATCCTCAAAACAAACTTTGAAAATTATGGCAAG GGACTGTACAATTATACCATATTGAAGGACCTATTAGGAGATGGCATATTTACAGTTGATGGTGACAAATGGCGGGAACAAAGAAAGATATCAAGCTTTGAATTCTCCACAAGGGTATTGAGGGATTTTAGCAGTGTCATCTTCAGAAGAAATGTGGCAAAGCTAGCAAACATAATCCGTGAAGCTACAAATTCTAATCAAACATTTGACATTCAA GATCTCTTCATGAAAGCAACATTAGATTCTATATTCAGAGTTGCATTTGGGGTTGAGCTGGACAGCATGTGTGGTTCAAATGAAGAAGGCAAAAAGTTTAGCAATGCATTTGATGATGCAAGTGCTATGAGTCTTAGACGATATGTTGATATCTTTTGGAAGATCAAAAAAGCGCTTAATATTGGAACAGAGGCCAAGTTGAAGGAAAAAATCAGAGTGGTTGATGATTTTGTGTATAAGTTGATTCGTAGTAAGACTGAGCAAATGCACGAATCATCGGATGATTGTTCT TGGAAAAAGGAGGACATTTTGTCAAGATTCTTGCAAGTGACCGAAACAGATTCAAAGTACTTGAGAGATATAATACTAAATTTCATAATTGCAGGCAAAGACACGACAGCAGCCACTCTTTCCTGGTTTATTTATATGCTTTGCAGGCACCCAGATATACAGGAGAAGGTTGCACgagaaataaaagaagaaactaaTGGTCATAAGACGACAGATATTGCAGAATACACTTCCGAATTGAGTGAAGAAGCCCTAGAAAAGATGCACTATCTTCATGCAGCATTGACTGAGACTTTAAGATTGTATCCTGCAGTTCCAGTG GATGCAAAAATATGCTCGTCAGATGACATACTGCCGGATGGTTTCTCTGTGAAGAAAGGAGACATGGTGGCTTTCCAACCATATGCAATGGGGAGAATGAAATTCATATGGGGTGATGATGCTAAAGAATTTAGACCAGAGAGATGGCTTGACGTGAATGGTTGCTTCCGGCCTGAGAGCCCATTTAAATTTACAGCCTTCCAG GCGGGCCCACGAATTTGTCTGGGAAAGGAATTTGCTTATAGGCAAATGAAGATCTTTGCTGCTGTTCTATCGCGATTCTTCGTCTTTAAACTGGGTGATGAGAGGAAGGCTGTGAACTATAGGACAATGATTAACCTTCACATTGATGGGGGACTACATGTTCGTGCCTTCTACAGATTAGGCTGCTAG
- the LOC113761804 gene encoding protein pxr-1: MGGKGRRRREKNYRAAHGAGQTGLPPPPDRSSLDALPAKLRKIMSFAESRKAAISGAQKNKGENSRDTELRLDSEDKVGSKITGIRKDKKDGISVVKHPDVDVNEKKKKRRKRKQVNDLRFEASGDLGVTGSKRKERKKQRLEERKKKRKKIREEENVGFPAQDEVKFGEVVEAPPKLVAVPKVFKTTQDASQERLRIQAVEAYRRRKGWTSRPGVQLPATAILSELS, from the exons ATGGGTGGAAAGGGGaggagaagaagagaaaagaattaCAGAGCAGCTCATGGAGCCGGCCAAACTGGACTTCCACCCCCACCTGATCGCTCCTCCCTCGACGCTCTTCCCGCCAAACTACGCAAAATCATGTCTTTTGCTG AGAGTAGAAAGGCAGCAATTAGCGGTGCGCAGAAGAATAAAGGAGAAAATAGTAGAGATACAGAGCTG AGACTTGATTCAGAGGATAAAGTTGGATCTAAAATTACTGGGATCAGAAAGGATAAAAAAGATGGGATTTCAGTGGTAAAACATCCCGATGTTGATgtgaatgaaaagaaaaagaaaaggaggaaaaggaAGCAAGTCAATGACCTTCGATTTGAAGCATCAGGGGACTTGGGTGTTACTGGATCCAAAAGGAAAGAGCGCAAGAAACA GCgcttggaagaaagaaaaaagaaacgcAAGAAGATCAGGGAAGAGGAGAATGTGGGCTTCCCAGCTCAGGATGAAGTAAAATTTGGAGAGGTTGTCGAAGCTCCCCCAAAGCTTGTTGCAGTTCCTAAG GTATTCAAGACCACTCAGGATGCATCACAAGAAAGACTGCGTATACAGGCAGTTGAGGCCTACAGGAGACGCAAAGGCTGGACATCAAGGCCCGGGGTTCAGCTTCCAGCTACTGCAATTTTGTCAGAACTTTCATAG